The Paracoccus sp. MA genome contains a region encoding:
- a CDS encoding DUF2478 domain-containing protein, which yields MRLAYVSLPGRGANDRFLAAIAGRAQAAGLRLAGTVQTNPRREGRIKCDMDLRVLPDGPVLRISEDRGDGARGCRLDAGVLEAAVLGVAAALPGADLLLVNKFGKQESEGRGFAPLIAEALSRGIPVLAGVNGLNLPAFRAFADGIATPLPADEAMVLDWCRAACAPHPA from the coding sequence ATGCGGCTGGCCTATGTCAGCCTGCCCGGGCGCGGCGCCAACGACCGCTTCCTCGCCGCCATCGCCGGACGGGCGCAGGCGGCGGGGCTGCGGCTGGCCGGGACGGTGCAGACCAACCCGCGGCGCGAGGGGCGCATCAAATGCGACATGGACCTGCGGGTGCTGCCCGACGGCCCGGTGCTGCGCATCAGCGAGGATCGCGGCGACGGTGCGCGCGGCTGCCGGCTGGATGCGGGGGTCCTTGAGGCGGCGGTGCTGGGCGTCGCCGCGGCGCTGCCCGGTGCCGACCTGCTGCTGGTCAACAAGTTCGGCAAGCAGGAATCCGAGGGGCGCGGCTTTGCGCCGCTGATCGCCGAGGCGCTGTCGCGCGGCATCCCGGTCCTGGCCGGGGTGAACGGGCTGAACCTGCCGGCCTTCCGGGCCTTCGCCGACGGGATTGCCACGCCGCTTCCCGCCGATGAGGCGATGGTGCTGGACTGGTGCCGGGCGGCCTGCGCGCCGCATCCCGCCTGA
- the narH gene encoding nitrate reductase subunit beta, translating to MKVRAQIGMVLNLDKCIGCHTCSVTCKNVWTSREGVEYAWFNNVETKPGIGYPKDWENQRRWNGGWVRTKSGHLQPRQGGKWRILANIFANPDLPEIDDFYEPFDFDYDHLKSAPEMQAFPTARPRSKISGQRMEKIEWGPNWEEILGGEFEKRSKDYNFEGVQKDIYGEYENTFMMYLPRLCEHCLNPACVASCPSGAIYKREEDGVVLIDQDKCRGWRMCVSGCPYKKIYYNWSTGKSEKCILCYPRLESGQPTVCSETCVGRIRYLGVMLYDADKIAEAAASESEMDLYDAQLGVFLDPNDPEVIAAARAEGVPEDWIRGAQKSPIWKMAMEWKIAFPLHPEYRTLPMVWYVPPLSPIQNAAEAGKIAAQDDMPDVRSLRIPLRYLANMLTAGDEAPVAAALERMLAMRSYMRSKTIDGVVNLGVAKRVGLTPQQIDEMYHLLAIANYEDRFVIPTTHREIVEDAYDLRGGCGFTDGHGCSSGNSPSLFGGKKFRSPQEFIA from the coding sequence ATGAAAGTGCGTGCGCAAATCGGCATGGTGCTGAACCTGGACAAGTGTATCGGCTGCCATACCTGCTCGGTGACCTGCAAGAACGTCTGGACCTCGCGCGAGGGCGTCGAATACGCTTGGTTCAACAATGTCGAGACCAAGCCCGGCATCGGCTATCCCAAGGATTGGGAGAACCAGAGGCGCTGGAACGGCGGCTGGGTGCGGACGAAATCCGGCCATCTGCAACCCAGGCAGGGCGGCAAGTGGCGGATCCTGGCGAATATCTTCGCCAATCCCGACCTGCCCGAGATCGACGATTTCTACGAGCCCTTCGATTTCGACTACGATCACCTGAAATCCGCGCCCGAGATGCAGGCCTTCCCGACCGCCCGGCCGCGTTCGAAGATCAGCGGCCAGCGGATGGAGAAGATCGAATGGGGCCCGAACTGGGAGGAAATCCTGGGCGGCGAGTTCGAGAAACGCAGCAAGGACTATAATTTCGAGGGCGTGCAGAAGGACATCTACGGGGAATATGAAAACACCTTCATGATGTATCTGCCGAGGCTGTGCGAGCATTGCCTCAATCCGGCCTGCGTCGCCTCCTGCCCCTCGGGCGCGATCTACAAGCGCGAGGAGGACGGCGTGGTGCTGATCGACCAGGACAAGTGCCGGGGCTGGCGGATGTGCGTCTCGGGCTGCCCCTACAAGAAGATCTATTACAACTGGTCCACCGGGAAGTCGGAAAAATGCATCCTGTGCTATCCGCGCCTTGAATCGGGCCAGCCCACGGTCTGTTCGGAAACCTGCGTCGGCCGCATCCGCTATCTGGGCGTGATGCTTTACGATGCCGACAAGATCGCCGAGGCGGCCGCATCCGAAAGCGAGATGGACCTTTACGACGCGCAGCTCGGCGTCTTCCTGGACCCCAATGACCCCGAGGTGATCGCTGCCGCCCGCGCCGAGGGCGTGCCCGAGGACTGGATCAGGGGCGCGCAGAAATCGCCGATCTGGAAGATGGCGATGGAGTGGAAGATCGCCTTCCCCCTGCATCCCGAATACCGCACCCTGCCGATGGTCTGGTATGTGCCGCCGCTGTCGCCGATCCAGAACGCCGCCGAGGCGGGCAAGATCGCCGCGCAGGACGACATGCCCGACGTGCGCAGCCTGCGCATCCCGCTGCGCTACCTGGCGAACATGCTGACCGCGGGCGACGAGGCGCCGGTGGCGGCGGCGCTGGAGCGGATGCTGGCCATGCGCAGCTACATGCGCTCGAAGACCATCGACGGTGTGGTGAATCTGGGCGTCGCCAAGCGCGTCGGCCTGACCCCGCAGCAGATCGACGAGATGTATCACCTGCTCGCCATCGCCAATTACGAGGACCGCTTCGTCATCCCGACCACGCATCGCGAGATCGTCGAGGACGCCTATGACCTGCGCGGCGGCTGCGGCTTTACCGACGGGCATGGCTGCTCGTCCGGCAACAGCCCCTCGCTTTTCGGCGGCAAGAAGTTCCGCAGCCCGCAGGAGTTCATCGCATGA
- the narJ gene encoding nitrate reductase molybdenum cofactor assembly chaperone: MKSFKALSALLSYPGEELIAALPEIDAVLHAEGLLGPKRMEELGQLLQELRQGDLYDLQERYVLLFDRSRSLSLNLFEHVHGEGRDRGGAMVDLLETYRAGGFDLAGSELPDHLPVLLEYLSTRPLPEAEALLADAAPILVALAERLTRRETAYAAVLAALVALVVTEPAELPEDLAAVPDDDPEDLAALDAVWEEAQVTFGPDPNAGCPVSRDILARMDAPRVPNPAQ, from the coding sequence ATGAAAAGCTTCAAGGCCCTTTCGGCGCTGCTTTCCTATCCCGGCGAGGAGCTGATCGCCGCGCTGCCCGAAATCGACGCCGTGCTGCATGCCGAGGGGCTGCTTGGCCCCAAGCGCATGGAAGAACTCGGCCAGCTGCTGCAGGAACTGCGGCAGGGCGACCTCTACGACCTGCAGGAACGCTATGTGCTGCTCTTCGACCGCTCGCGCAGCCTGTCGCTGAACCTGTTCGAGCATGTGCACGGCGAAGGCCGCGACCGCGGCGGCGCCATGGTGGACCTGCTCGAGACCTATCGCGCCGGCGGCTTCGATCTGGCGGGGTCGGAGCTGCCCGACCATCTGCCGGTGCTGCTGGAATACCTGTCGACCCGGCCCTTGCCCGAGGCCGAGGCGCTTCTGGCCGATGCCGCGCCCATCCTCGTCGCGCTGGCCGAGCGTCTGACCCGGCGCGAGACGGCCTATGCCGCCGTGCTTGCCGCGCTGGTCGCGCTGGTGGTGACCGAGCCCGCCGAACTGCCCGAGGACCTGGCCGCCGTCCCCGACGACGACCCCGAGGATCTGGCGGCGCTCGATGCCGTCTGGGAGGAGGCGCAGGTCACTTTCGGCCCCGATCCCAATGCCGGCTGCCCGGTCAGCCGCGACATCCTGGCCCGCATGGACGCCCCGCGCGTCCCCAACCCGGCGCAATGA
- a CDS encoding NnrS family protein codes for MSTSERMRNYRGPVLFSYGFRPFFLLSALWAALAMAIWVAMLGGAEILPLAFDPFSWHAHEFLYGYLAGVIAGFLLTAVPNWTGRLPVMGTPLAGLVGLWLLGRVAVAASGLIDWRLVMLADLALGLALLAFLAREVLRGRNWRNLPVLALLGLFTAGNALFHLEAARGGAAFEGLGMRLGLAAALILIALIGGRIIPSFTRNWLAARGAGRLPAAFGRGDGAVLGLTALTLAGFVAAPDASAMPWLMLACGAAHLWRLARWQGAQTGAEPLLWVLHLAYALLALGFWAEAAAGFGLLAAAPARHVWLAGTIGLMTLAVMSRASLGHSGRALHAGRGTTALYLALLGSVALRLLAGLLPVQVWLLHLSGTLWLLAFGGFALLYLPVLAGPKIARKPVSGPGRTA; via the coding sequence ATGTCCACCTCGGAACGCATGCGCAATTATCGCGGCCCGGTGCTGTTCAGCTACGGTTTCCGGCCGTTCTTCCTGCTCTCGGCGCTTTGGGCGGCGCTGGCCATGGCGATCTGGGTCGCCATGCTCGGCGGGGCCGAGATCCTGCCGCTGGCCTTCGACCCGTTCAGCTGGCACGCCCATGAATTCCTTTACGGCTACCTGGCCGGGGTCATCGCCGGCTTCCTGCTGACGGCGGTACCGAACTGGACCGGGCGGCTGCCGGTGATGGGCACGCCCCTGGCCGGGCTGGTCGGGCTGTGGCTTCTGGGCCGGGTCGCGGTCGCGGCCTCGGGGCTGATCGACTGGCGGCTGGTGATGCTGGCCGATCTGGCGCTGGGGCTGGCATTGCTGGCCTTTCTTGCGCGCGAGGTCCTGCGCGGCCGGAACTGGCGCAACCTGCCGGTGCTGGCGCTGCTGGGCCTGTTCACCGCCGGCAACGCGCTGTTTCATCTTGAGGCCGCCCGCGGCGGCGCGGCCTTCGAGGGCCTGGGCATGCGCCTTGGACTGGCCGCGGCGCTGATCCTGATCGCGCTGATCGGCGGACGGATCATCCCCAGCTTCACCCGCAACTGGCTGGCGGCGCGCGGCGCCGGGCGCCTGCCGGCCGCCTTTGGTCGCGGCGACGGTGCGGTGCTGGGCCTGACGGCGCTGACGCTGGCCGGCTTCGTCGCCGCGCCCGACGCTTCCGCCATGCCCTGGCTGATGCTGGCCTGCGGCGCGGCGCATCTGTGGCGGCTGGCGCGCTGGCAGGGCGCGCAGACCGGGGCCGAGCCGCTGCTCTGGGTGCTGCACCTGGCCTATGCCCTGCTGGCGCTCGGCTTCTGGGCCGAGGCGGCGGCGGGTTTCGGGCTGCTCGCGGCGGCGCCGGCGCGGCATGTCTGGCTGGCCGGCACCATCGGGCTGATGACCTTGGCGGTGATGAGCCGTGCGAGCCTTGGCCATAGCGGCCGGGCCCTGCATGCCGGGCGCGGCACCACGGCGCTTTATCTGGCGCTTCTCGGTTCGGTGGCGCTGCGGCTGCTGGCCGGACTGCTTCCGGTGCAGGTCTGGCTGCTGCATCTGTCGGGCACGCTGTGGCTGCTGGCCTTCGGCGGCTTCGCCCTGCTTTACCTGCCGGTGCTGGCGGGGCCGAAGATCGCCAGGAAGCCGGTCTCGGGGCCGGGCCGCACCGCCTGA
- the narI gene encoding respiratory nitrate reductase subunit gamma, translating to MNNFLFGIYPYIAITVMILGSIIRYDQDPFSWKSKSSQILRRRQFVIGSVLFHVGVLVIFFGHLVGLLTPIAVFDAIGISHGAKQVLAMTAGGIAGVMALVGGGMLLHRRLYDPRVRAHTTLADTGILVLLVAQLVLGLMTILVSMQHLDGHEMTLLMSWAQGIAYFRAGAAEHLANVHWLFKLHILLGLTIFLLFPFTRLVHMISAPLRYLWRPGYQIVRSRRHPAE from the coding sequence ATGAACAACTTCCTTTTCGGCATCTACCCCTATATCGCCATCACGGTGATGATCCTCGGCTCGATCATCCGCTACGATCAGGACCCGTTCAGCTGGAAGTCGAAATCCAGCCAGATCCTGCGGCGGCGGCAATTCGTCATCGGCTCGGTCCTGTTCCATGTCGGCGTGCTGGTGATCTTCTTCGGCCATCTGGTCGGGCTTCTGACCCCGATCGCGGTCTTCGACGCCATCGGCATCAGCCATGGCGCCAAGCAGGTGCTGGCCATGACCGCAGGCGGCATCGCCGGGGTCATGGCGCTGGTCGGCGGCGGGATGCTGCTGCATCGCCGGCTTTACGATCCGCGGGTGCGCGCCCATACCACCCTGGCCGATACCGGCATCCTGGTGCTGCTGGTCGCGCAGCTGGTGCTGGGGCTCATGACCATCCTGGTCTCGATGCAGCATCTGGACGGGCATGAAATGACGCTGCTGATGTCCTGGGCGCAGGGCATCGCCTATTTCCGCGCCGGGGCGGCCGAGCATCTGGCCAATGTGCATTGGCTCTTCAAGCTGCATATCCTGCTGGGCCTGACCATCTTCCTGCTGTTCCCCTTCACCCGGCTGGTGCACATGATCTCGGCCCCGCTGCGCTATCTGTGGCGGCCGGGCTATCAGATCGTGCGCTCCAGGCGTCATCCGGCGGAGTGA
- a CDS encoding peptidyl-prolyl cis-trans isomerase produces the protein MQMKPLLPPVVVNGVTIDPGRIAAEAQNHPAPKGKPGHAWRAAARALAVRELLLQEARARGIAAEPAELAPGQWETEEEAAIRALLDRAIRPEPADEAALAAHYAAHPEQFRAPSLYEAAHILFAAAPDDAPARAEARARAEAVLAELSAAPRRFAELAAHHSACSSKTAGGMLGQLSSGDTVPEFDAVLAGMEEGTLALAETRYGLHVIRLDARARGEVLPFAAVLPQLRQAHDKAAWLRASRAYVDRLVAGARISGVSFWRDGGI, from the coding sequence ATGCAGATGAAACCGCTCTTGCCGCCGGTCGTCGTGAACGGCGTGACCATCGACCCCGGCCGCATTGCGGCCGAGGCGCAGAACCATCCCGCGCCCAAGGGCAAGCCCGGCCATGCCTGGCGGGCCGCCGCGCGGGCGCTGGCGGTGCGCGAGCTTCTGTTGCAAGAGGCGCGCGCCCGGGGCATCGCCGCCGAGCCGGCCGAGCTTGCCCCCGGCCAGTGGGAGACCGAGGAGGAGGCGGCGATCCGCGCCCTGCTGGACCGGGCCATCCGTCCCGAGCCCGCAGACGAGGCGGCGCTGGCCGCGCATTACGCCGCCCATCCCGAACAGTTCCGCGCGCCCTCGCTCTACGAGGCGGCGCATATCCTGTTCGCCGCCGCGCCGGACGACGCCCCGGCGCGTGCCGAGGCGCGCGCCCGGGCCGAGGCGGTGCTGGCCGAGCTGAGCGCCGCGCCGCGCCGCTTTGCCGAACTGGCCGCGCATCACAGCGCCTGTTCGTCGAAGACCGCCGGCGGGATGCTGGGGCAGCTGAGCTCGGGCGATACCGTGCCCGAGTTCGATGCCGTGCTGGCCGGCATGGAGGAGGGGACGCTGGCGCTGGCCGAGACGCGCTACGGCCTGCATGTCATCCGCCTCGACGCCCGGGCGCGGGGCGAGGTGCTGCCTTTCGCAGCCGTGCTGCCGCAGCTGCGCCAGGCGCATGACAAGGCGGCCTGGCTGCGCGCCAGCCGCGCCTATGTGGACCGGCTGGTCGCGGGGGCCAGGATCTCCGGCGTCTCCTTCTGGCGCGATGGGGGCATCTGA
- a CDS encoding U32 family peptidase encodes MDLTVGPIAFFWNADQVRDFYRSLAETPVKRVVIGEWVCSKRLPFWQHEIPAAVEVLQAAGKEVALSTLTLITLKRERRQTAELFASGLPVEIADLTALEHLPEGAPFWVGPTVNVYNEGTLEWLASRGARRICLPPELPLDSVAHLARAGADAGVAVEVWGHGRAPLAISGRCYHARLHDRAKDSCQFVCAEDPDGRTVETLEGQPFLTVNGVQTLSYTHMSVAGQIGALREARIGALRLSPQPGDFTAVAGLYARLLDSGLSARDALADLRRIQPGAVFSQGFLEARAGAAACP; translated from the coding sequence ATGGACCTGACCGTCGGCCCCATCGCCTTTTTCTGGAACGCGGACCAGGTCCGCGACTTCTACCGGAGCCTGGCCGAAACCCCCGTCAAGCGGGTGGTGATCGGCGAATGGGTCTGCTCGAAGCGCCTGCCCTTCTGGCAGCACGAGATCCCCGCCGCGGTCGAGGTGCTGCAAGCCGCCGGCAAGGAGGTGGCGCTGTCCACGCTGACGCTGATCACGCTCAAGCGCGAGCGCCGGCAGACGGCCGAGCTGTTCGCCTCGGGCCTGCCGGTCGAGATCGCGGACCTGACCGCGCTCGAACACCTGCCCGAGGGTGCGCCCTTCTGGGTCGGCCCCACGGTCAACGTCTATAACGAGGGCACGCTGGAATGGCTGGCGTCGCGAGGCGCGCGCCGCATCTGCCTGCCGCCCGAGCTGCCGCTGGACTCGGTCGCGCATCTTGCTCGTGCCGGGGCCGATGCGGGCGTCGCGGTCGAGGTCTGGGGCCATGGCCGGGCGCCGCTGGCGATCTCGGGGCGCTGCTATCACGCGCGGCTGCACGACCGCGCCAAGGACAGCTGCCAGTTCGTCTGCGCCGAAGACCCCGACGGCCGCACGGTCGAGACGCTGGAGGGCCAGCCCTTCCTGACCGTGAACGGCGTCCAGACGCTGAGCTATACGCATATGAGCGTCGCGGGACAGATCGGCGCCCTGCGCGAGGCCCGCATCGGCGCGCTGCGGCTGTCGCCGCAACCGGGCGATTTCACGGCCGTGGCCGGGCTTTACGCGCGCCTGCTGGACAGCGGGCTTTCCGCGCGCGATGCCCTGGCCGACCTGCGCCGCATCCAGCCCGGCGCGGTGTTCTCGCAGGGCTTCCTCGAGGCGCGCGCCGGTGCCGCCGCCTGCCCCTGA
- a CDS encoding peptidase U32 family protein, translating to MELVCPAGTPAALRAAVDAGAHTVYCGFADETNARNFPGLNFSREELAEGVAYAHARGAHVLVAINTFPRAGDQTLWHRAVADAARLGADAVILADLGLIAHAAEAHPGLRLHLSVQAAAANPDAINFYARTFGIRRVVLPRVLSVEEITAINREIDVETEVFVFGGLCVMAEGRCSLSSYATGLSPNMNGVCSPASHVAYADVGGNHEARLGDFLIHRTPKGMPVPYPTLCKGCFTSPDGKGDSQTGHIFEDPVSLDATRLIPALQKAGVRALKIEGRQRSRAYVAQVVRAFRAAVEAAEQGAPMPEGLLARLTEGQAATTGAYAKTWR from the coding sequence ATGGAACTGGTCTGCCCCGCCGGGACCCCGGCAGCCTTGCGCGCAGCGGTCGATGCCGGCGCGCACACGGTCTATTGCGGCTTTGCCGACGAGACGAACGCCCGCAACTTCCCCGGCCTGAACTTCAGCCGCGAGGAACTGGCCGAGGGCGTGGCCTATGCCCATGCGCGCGGCGCGCATGTGCTGGTGGCGATCAACACCTTCCCGCGCGCCGGCGACCAGACGCTGTGGCACCGCGCCGTGGCCGACGCCGCCCGGCTGGGCGCCGATGCGGTGATCCTGGCCGATCTGGGCCTGATCGCCCATGCGGCCGAGGCCCATCCCGGCCTGCGGCTGCACCTGTCGGTGCAGGCCGCCGCCGCCAATCCCGACGCGATCAACTTCTATGCCCGGACCTTCGGCATCCGCCGGGTGGTGCTGCCACGCGTGCTGTCGGTCGAGGAGATCACCGCCATCAACCGCGAGATCGACGTGGAAACCGAGGTCTTCGTCTTCGGCGGGCTCTGCGTGATGGCCGAGGGGCGCTGCTCGCTCTCCTCCTATGCCACGGGGCTGTCGCCGAACATGAACGGCGTCTGCTCGCCCGCAAGCCACGTCGCCTATGCCGATGTCGGCGGCAATCACGAGGCGCGGCTGGGCGATTTCCTGATCCACCGCACGCCCAAGGGCATGCCGGTGCCCTATCCGACGCTGTGCAAGGGCTGCTTCACCTCGCCCGACGGCAAGGGGGACAGCCAGACCGGCCATATCTTCGAGGATCCGGTCAGCCTGGACGCGACCCGGCTGATCCCGGCGCTGCAGAAGGCCGGGGTCCGCGCCTTGAAGATCGAGGGGCGGCAGCGCTCGCGCGCCTATGTGGCGCAGGTGGTGCGCGCCTTCCGCGCCGCCGTCGAGGCCGCCGAACAGGGCGCGCCCATGCCCGAGGGACTGCTTGCGCGGCTGACCGAGGGCCAGGCCGCGACCACCGGCGCCTATGCCAAGACCTGGAGATGA